A stretch of Desulfotalea psychrophila LSv54 DNA encodes these proteins:
- a CDS encoding phosphopantetheine-binding protein, with the protein MEKRAELERNLKLLIIDACKVMDAPDDFPSDAQLIGPDSPLGLDSLDAVEIVFLVQKQYDIRIGGEDTSRRVLESIASLADFISQEIG; encoded by the coding sequence ATGGAGAAGAGAGCAGAGTTAGAAAGGAATCTGAAGCTACTAATTATTGATGCCTGCAAGGTGATGGATGCCCCCGACGATTTCCCCAGTGATGCCCAACTCATCGGCCCGGACTCACCCCTCGGCCTCGACTCCCTCGACGCCGTCGAGATAGTCTTCCTGGTCCAGAAGCAGTACGATATCCGCATCGGCGGCGAAGACACCAGCCGTAGGGTCCTCGAATCCATTGCTAGTTTGGCCGACTTTATTTCGCAGGAAATCGGCTAG
- a CDS encoding ABC transporter permease, protein MMRIMQQFMATFIKDILVLWRDRAGMLILFVMPMALVLIVSLVQNNVLQATGQSALQVLFVDEDGAEVGKQLRNRLNDSGGITLIETIADKAIRAEQAREEVAAGNYQFGILIPAGSSETMAEGLARFSAQVLSPGTKQQLATVDSQVELFFDPTVQGAFRSTVLSSLRYALLGLEMEMKGQRLSRSLQQRFSRGRPTEEESNLFANQSLLSIKELATTGPEIKTPDAIQQNVPAWSLFGMFFIVVPLSAALLRERQEGTLLRLFAHPVAYEVIVAGKTAAYVLVCLIQFSLMLAVGKWILPLFGTPALLLGDHPGAVFLLALCAALAATGYGLLLGAFARSYDQASMLGAVSVVIAAAIGGIMVPTYVMPAFMKTLSGFSPLAWGLEGFVELFVRGGDIHSILSNIGLLLGFFLVCLVLSRLVFSWRYGKGTL, encoded by the coding sequence ATGATGAGAATTATGCAGCAATTTATGGCAACCTTCATAAAAGACATTCTGGTCCTGTGGCGGGACCGGGCGGGAATGCTCATCCTCTTTGTCATGCCCATGGCCCTGGTCCTCATTGTCTCCCTGGTGCAAAATAATGTCCTCCAGGCCACGGGCCAGTCCGCCCTGCAGGTCCTCTTTGTCGATGAGGACGGCGCCGAGGTGGGCAAGCAGCTACGCAACCGTCTCAACGACTCGGGTGGAATTACCCTGATAGAAACCATAGCGGATAAGGCAATCAGGGCAGAGCAGGCAAGAGAAGAGGTGGCAGCCGGTAACTACCAGTTTGGTATCCTCATCCCCGCCGGTAGCAGCGAGACGATGGCAGAGGGGTTGGCTCGTTTCAGCGCCCAAGTTCTCAGTCCGGGGACCAAGCAGCAGTTAGCCACGGTCGACAGTCAGGTGGAGCTCTTCTTTGACCCCACCGTTCAAGGCGCCTTTCGCTCAACGGTCCTGAGCTCACTTCGCTATGCGCTTCTGGGGCTGGAGATGGAGATGAAGGGCCAGCGCCTGTCGCGCAGCCTGCAACAACGATTCAGCAGAGGCAGACCCACCGAAGAGGAGAGCAATCTCTTTGCCAATCAGTCACTTCTCAGCATTAAAGAGCTGGCCACAACCGGCCCGGAGATAAAAACGCCAGATGCCATCCAGCAAAACGTCCCTGCCTGGTCCCTCTTTGGTATGTTCTTTATTGTGGTACCGCTTTCAGCCGCCCTCCTACGGGAACGGCAGGAGGGAACCCTCCTCCGTCTCTTTGCCCATCCGGTGGCCTACGAGGTCATCGTCGCAGGAAAGACGGCGGCCTATGTGCTGGTCTGCCTCATCCAGTTCTCTCTGATGTTGGCGGTGGGTAAATGGATTCTGCCCCTCTTTGGCACCCCCGCCCTCCTTCTCGGAGATCATCCGGGGGCGGTCTTCCTCCTCGCCCTCTGTGCGGCCCTGGCGGCCACCGGCTATGGTCTCCTCCTCGGTGCCTTTGCCCGTAGCTACGATCAGGCCTCCATGCTCGGTGCCGTCTCAGTGGTCATTGCCGCCGCCATAGGTGGAATCATGGTTCCCACCTATGTTATGCCTGCATTTATGAAAACACTGAGTGGCTTTTCCCCCCTGGCCTGGGGATTAGAGGGCTTTGTCGAACTCTTTGTCCGGGGCGGTGATATCCACTCGATCCTGAGCAATATTGGTCTTTTGCTGGGCTTTTTTCTGGTCTGCCTTGTCCTTTCCCGCTTGGTTTTTTCTTGGAGATATGGCAAGGGTACCCTCTAG
- a CDS encoding acyl-CoA thioesterase codes for MGFIKKYFPEDDSAPAPLTGIARTRIRFEEVDSLGIVWHGRYSSYLEDGRMALGDMCGLSYELFHQHDIAAPIVQMHLDYKRPLHFNEQISIETSLHWVESARLNISYLIRNGAGEIAASGYTVQLLTDLAGMALFITPVWLEEFRHQWQTGKWSKS; via the coding sequence ATGGGCTTTATAAAAAAATATTTTCCCGAGGATGATTCGGCACCTGCACCTCTTACGGGCATTGCCCGGACACGGATCCGTTTTGAAGAGGTTGACTCCCTGGGCATCGTCTGGCATGGACGATATTCCAGTTACTTAGAGGATGGAAGAATGGCCCTGGGAGATATGTGCGGTCTGAGCTATGAGCTCTTTCACCAGCATGATATTGCCGCCCCCATTGTCCAGATGCATCTGGATTATAAGAGGCCCCTCCACTTTAATGAGCAGATCAGCATTGAGACCTCCCTGCACTGGGTGGAGTCTGCCCGTCTCAACATCTCCTATCTGATCCGAAACGGGGCAGGAGAAATAGCAGCCAGCGGCTATACGGTACAGCTCCTCACTGATCTGGCTGGCATGGCCCTCTTTATCACACCAGTCTGGCTTGAAGAGTTTCGTCATCAATGGCAGACAGGAAAATGGAGTAAATCATGA
- a CDS encoding beta-ketoacyl-[acyl-carrier-protein] synthase family protein, with the protein MRDVVVVGGDILTPLGDGQSTWQALLAGKTGISLQKFGSLEGEWPLGFIPDLAGEPGSLQRQNDMFKRLLASLPQLSPATQLFCATTKAATDEFLLRSGREEGQPWQVAEELAQRLGIKAGTTVSAACVSGLIAVIQGAMRIKAGECDHALIIGFDLLSQFVLSGFSSLKALSATAARPFAKDRDGLSLGDGAGWILLSAAEVAEPSSVLATLGPWSISCDANHITAPSRYATGLIAALEQIKAEAGDIGGINAHGTATVYNDAMELLAFSKVFAPGMPVCSVKGALGHSLAASGIVETVLSLYSLRDMILPPTVGLEVPAETDCQLSGSEALALGHPSIITCNSGFGGINAALLLKNASNRPEKQ; encoded by the coding sequence ATGAGAGATGTTGTAGTTGTTGGCGGAGATATTCTCACCCCCCTGGGCGATGGGCAATCAACCTGGCAGGCCCTTCTTGCCGGCAAAACGGGAATTTCCCTGCAAAAATTTGGGAGCCTGGAAGGTGAATGGCCTCTAGGTTTTATTCCTGATTTGGCAGGAGAACCGGGCAGTCTTCAGCGCCAGAATGATATGTTTAAGCGGCTTCTGGCCAGCCTCCCGCAGCTCTCACCGGCCACCCAACTCTTTTGCGCCACCACCAAGGCGGCAACGGACGAGTTCCTGCTCCGCAGTGGTCGTGAAGAGGGCCAACCCTGGCAGGTGGCAGAGGAGTTAGCCCAAAGACTTGGAATAAAGGCAGGCACCACGGTCAGTGCAGCCTGCGTTTCCGGCCTAATTGCCGTCATTCAGGGAGCCATGCGCATTAAGGCAGGAGAGTGCGACCATGCCCTCATTATCGGCTTTGACCTCCTCTCCCAGTTTGTCCTTTCCGGTTTTTCCAGCCTCAAGGCCCTATCGGCAACGGCGGCAAGGCCCTTTGCCAAAGATCGTGATGGCCTCTCCTTAGGCGATGGGGCCGGTTGGATCCTCCTCTCGGCGGCAGAAGTAGCCGAACCCTCATCGGTGCTTGCCACCCTCGGTCCCTGGTCCATCAGCTGCGATGCCAATCATATAACTGCGCCCAGCAGATATGCAACAGGACTGATAGCCGCCTTGGAACAGATAAAGGCGGAGGCCGGAGACATTGGCGGCATCAATGCCCATGGTACGGCAACGGTCTATAACGATGCCATGGAACTCCTGGCCTTTAGTAAGGTCTTTGCCCCGGGAATGCCGGTCTGTTCCGTAAAGGGCGCTCTGGGCCATAGCCTTGCCGCTTCGGGAATAGTTGAAACGGTGCTCTCGCTCTACAGCCTCAGGGATATGATCCTTCCCCCCACGGTGGGCCTTGAAGTCCCGGCAGAAACAGACTGCCAGCTTTCAGGCAGTGAGGCCCTTGCCCTCGGGCACCCCTCCATCATCACCTGCAACTCCGGTTTTGGCGGAATCAATGCCGCCCTCCTCCTGAAGAACGCATCTAACCGTCCTGAAAAGCAATGA
- a CDS encoding STAS-like domain-containing protein, giving the protein MATIIISETFTDAPGGRLRSDGPKSGEEFRNDFLIPVFDKLTESEQITIDLDGCFGYATSFLEEVFGGLSREYGAKKVLEKLKFKSDEEPLLITEIQEYIKDASK; this is encoded by the coding sequence ATGGCAACAATAATTATTAGTGAAACATTTACAGATGCACCTGGTGGAAGGTTGCGTTCCGATGGCCCAAAGTCTGGAGAAGAATTCAGAAATGATTTTTTGATACCGGTTTTTGACAAGCTAACTGAATCAGAACAGATAACTATTGATTTAGACGGTTGTTTTGGATACGCAACCAGTTTTTTAGAAGAAGTTTTTGGAGGGTTATCAAGAGAATACGGAGCAAAAAAAGTTTTGGAAAAATTAAAATTTAAATCTGATGAAGAACCTCTTTTAATAACAGAAATTCAGGAGTATATAAAAGATGCTTCGAAATAA
- a CDS encoding MMPL family transporter, protein MSRKERLLRWLLVLLLVLVAGYFSLGLSMKDNALDLLPDGRVRSDLQLLQEIGLVDRLVITLSAQEKSYPDPIAAQRALEKSATALETMLEKDRRFSHVFARFSKQATPMGPDFFSYLPVLSRQTDMVKIRERLSEEALTERMAETFSLLNSLAGIALKRQLQIDPLDFSSLLTAKLSFLRDGSTISLKNGFLLSKDGRNILVFAESRLGLTDSNNAKEIEQALKKIYEQALLPGIIPRVIGTLPHTLANSQAIKHDLQTLLPMATLLLFLLLAFSLKNIKAIVVFAVPLLASLPAIAITSSIFKGISGLALGFGIVLLGIAVDFSIHLFIALHSNGKDRRTILAEMRRPILFASLTTLAVFFVLFFSNVPAHRQMACLAFTGLLFGICFAWLLIPTTCTKANILEESRGEEPSPLRFMGLRKGCSLLWLALLCLGVFAWPQIRYNGDLKSLDAPGLAVLADEAYFAEAWGKPQEKVFVVSLGDKIQTALEKNDRLFYFLEESGFKQIQSLAPILPSLHRQKENRQRWQGFWSEERLKFSPLFKRVAAGQGFAPEAFFPFFHWLENPTGPLKIEHLQSSPLDPMLGLMIRSSLSQQGERRAMVLTSISGDREKLPALLLFTEQNPEIHLLAGEQWKAEVEGLLKKNILFLSGLAGIFVLALVSIQFRNVAAIIAVLAPVLAALAGMLVFCWIMGYTLNMMHLIMGIMVIGLAVDYGIFAVCSRLKQSLQGTEKAISICAASSLIGFGVLAFSSHPALHSLGITVLVGIGIGWPVALVVSPYLFTLGSRRND, encoded by the coding sequence ATGAGTAGAAAAGAGCGACTCCTTCGCTGGCTTCTGGTCCTTCTCCTTGTCCTGGTGGCTGGCTATTTTTCTCTGGGCCTCTCCATGAAGGACAATGCTCTGGATTTACTCCCCGACGGCAGGGTGCGCAGTGACCTGCAACTCCTGCAAGAGATTGGCCTGGTGGATCGTCTGGTCATCACCCTCAGCGCTCAGGAAAAGAGCTATCCTGACCCGATTGCCGCCCAGAGGGCATTAGAAAAAAGTGCCACTGCCCTTGAAACGATGCTTGAAAAAGACAGGCGCTTCTCCCATGTCTTTGCCCGCTTTTCAAAACAGGCCACCCCTATGGGGCCGGATTTTTTCTCCTATCTGCCGGTACTGAGTCGACAGACGGATATGGTAAAGATCAGAGAACGGCTGTCGGAAGAGGCCCTGACCGAGAGAATGGCTGAAACGTTCTCTCTGCTCAACAGCCTGGCAGGAATTGCCCTGAAGAGACAGCTACAGATTGATCCCTTGGACTTCAGCTCACTACTCACCGCCAAGCTAAGCTTTTTACGGGATGGCTCCACCATCTCTCTTAAAAATGGTTTTTTGTTGAGTAAGGACGGCAGGAATATACTGGTCTTTGCCGAAAGTCGTCTGGGCCTAACTGATTCCAATAACGCCAAAGAGATAGAACAGGCCCTCAAAAAGATATATGAACAGGCCCTCCTCCCGGGAATCATCCCCCGGGTCATAGGCACCCTGCCTCATACCCTGGCCAACAGCCAGGCGATTAAGCATGATCTACAGACCCTCTTGCCCATGGCCACCCTTCTCCTCTTTCTCCTCCTGGCGTTTTCTCTGAAAAATATCAAGGCCATAGTAGTCTTCGCCGTCCCCCTGCTGGCCAGCCTGCCGGCCATTGCCATCACCTCCTCTATTTTTAAAGGTATCAGTGGACTGGCCCTGGGTTTCGGCATTGTCCTATTGGGCATTGCCGTGGACTTTTCTATCCATCTCTTTATTGCCCTCCATAGCAATGGCAAAGATCGTCGTACTATCCTGGCCGAGATGCGCCGCCCCATTCTCTTTGCCAGCCTGACCACCCTCGCCGTCTTCTTTGTCCTCTTCTTCTCCAATGTCCCGGCTCATAGACAGATGGCCTGTCTGGCCTTTACCGGTCTGCTCTTCGGAATTTGTTTTGCCTGGTTGCTAATCCCCACCACCTGCACCAAAGCAAATATACTGGAAGAGAGCAGAGGAGAAGAGCCAAGTCCCCTTCGCTTTATGGGGCTGCGTAAAGGCTGTAGCCTCCTCTGGCTTGCCCTGCTCTGCCTAGGAGTCTTTGCCTGGCCGCAAATTCGCTATAACGGCGATCTGAAGTCACTGGATGCACCGGGCCTTGCTGTCCTGGCAGATGAGGCCTATTTTGCTGAGGCCTGGGGCAAACCCCAGGAGAAGGTATTTGTGGTCAGCCTTGGTGATAAGATACAGACAGCTCTGGAAAAGAACGACAGACTCTTTTATTTTTTGGAGGAGTCTGGCTTTAAGCAGATACAGAGTCTGGCACCGATACTGCCAAGCCTGCACAGACAGAAGGAGAATAGACAGAGATGGCAGGGCTTTTGGTCGGAAGAGAGGCTAAAGTTCTCTCCTCTCTTTAAGAGGGTAGCCGCAGGGCAGGGTTTTGCCCCCGAGGCCTTTTTTCCATTTTTTCACTGGTTAGAGAACCCCACAGGACCCCTTAAGATTGAACACCTACAGAGCTCTCCCCTAGACCCTATGCTGGGCCTTATGATTCGTTCATCCCTCTCCCAACAAGGAGAGAGGCGGGCCATGGTGCTGACAAGCATCTCCGGTGACAGAGAAAAATTGCCTGCACTCCTCCTCTTTACTGAACAAAATCCCGAAATACATCTCCTGGCAGGTGAGCAGTGGAAGGCAGAGGTAGAAGGCCTGCTGAAAAAGAACATTCTCTTTCTCTCGGGCCTGGCAGGCATCTTTGTCCTGGCTCTGGTCTCAATTCAATTCAGGAATGTAGCGGCAATCATCGCCGTTTTGGCCCCGGTTCTGGCCGCCCTGGCCGGGATGCTTGTCTTTTGCTGGATTATGGGCTACACGCTTAATATGATGCATCTGATTATGGGCATAATGGTCATTGGTCTAGCCGTCGACTACGGTATCTTTGCCGTCTGTTCCCGCCTGAAGCAGAGTCTGCAGGGCACGGAAAAGGCCATTTCAATCTGTGCGGCCAGCTCCCTGATCGGTTTTGGGGTACTGGCCTTTTCCTCCCATCCCGCCCTCCACTCCTTAGGGATAACGGTACTGGTGGGCATTGGCATTGGCTGGCCCGTTGCCCTGGTGGTGAGTCCATATCTCTTTACTCTGGGGAGCAGAAGGAATGACTAA
- a CDS encoding outer membrane lipoprotein carrier protein LolA, which translates to MLKKIILTLFFCLVASMALASEEEELNTFLHKIQQTSRQAEAFSTDFIQEKHLAMLNKPVIFRGHLSLIRPDKLRWQFTSPLPSALIFNGEQGMRCDSEGEATPFLLSSDPVMRVVAEQLWNWLGGDYLKLSKLYRLSKMEPASLVIHFDKEGAISKILSRVTIRFNEKSLQPEQVKIVERGGDFTRIFFKNPQLNIPLADDLFSRCDINE; encoded by the coding sequence ATGCTAAAAAAAATTATCCTTACCCTCTTTTTCTGCCTTGTCGCATCCATGGCCCTTGCCAGCGAAGAGGAAGAGCTCAACACCTTTTTGCACAAGATTCAGCAGACATCACGGCAGGCAGAGGCCTTCTCCACGGACTTTATCCAAGAGAAACACCTAGCCATGCTGAACAAGCCGGTGATCTTTCGCGGCCATCTGAGCCTCATTCGCCCGGACAAATTACGTTGGCAGTTCACCTCCCCCCTCCCCTCGGCCCTGATTTTCAACGGTGAACAGGGCATGCGCTGTGACAGCGAAGGTGAAGCCACCCCCTTTCTCCTCTCCTCCGACCCAGTGATGCGGGTGGTGGCGGAACAGCTCTGGAACTGGTTGGGCGGTGATTATCTGAAACTATCCAAGCTCTATAGACTGAGCAAGATGGAACCGGCAAGTCTTGTCATCCACTTTGATAAAGAGGGAGCGATCTCAAAAATTCTATCCCGGGTAACCATTCGCTTTAACGAGAAGAGCCTACAGCCAGAACAGGTTAAGATCGTTGAAAGAGGAGGTGACTTTACCCGCATTTTCTTCAAAAACCCTCAGCTGAACATTCCGCTGGCAGATGATCTCTTTTCCCGCTGTGATATCAATGAGTAG
- a CDS encoding BtrH N-terminal domain-containing protein — protein sequence MNIEFSHRQSAHCESGVTANVLSHSGYEMSEALAFGIGGGLFFGYFPFVRINKLPLITFRTSPGAIFKKTAGRLGVPVRVQRFRREEAGMQALDAALEQGHPVVLQTGVYWLPYFPPAFRFHFNAHNLVVYGRDGEEYLISDPVFDKPVRCHRNDLQRARFAKGALAPRGRMSYLQRKPEEVDLPAAVLLGIKEVAKRMVGTPLPFMGTRGIHLLANRLERWPEKLGTEGARQHLGHLIRMQEEIGTGGGGFRFIYAAFLQEAADILKRPQLAELSAEMTEIGDLWRYFALLSARNCKGREGASSTYPALAAQLHVCADREDRLFRQVLECIA from the coding sequence GTGAATATAGAATTTAGCCATCGGCAGTCGGCCCACTGCGAAAGCGGGGTCACCGCCAATGTCCTCTCCCATTCAGGCTATGAGATGTCCGAGGCCCTGGCCTTCGGTATTGGCGGCGGCCTCTTCTTTGGCTACTTTCCCTTTGTCCGGATAAATAAACTACCCCTCATCACCTTTCGCACCTCGCCCGGAGCAATTTTCAAAAAGACGGCGGGACGCCTCGGGGTACCCGTCCGTGTCCAGCGTTTTCGTCGAGAAGAGGCAGGTATGCAAGCCCTGGACGCGGCCCTGGAGCAGGGCCATCCGGTGGTACTGCAGACAGGGGTCTACTGGCTCCCCTATTTCCCGCCGGCCTTTCGTTTTCACTTTAACGCCCATAATCTGGTGGTCTATGGTCGCGACGGGGAAGAGTATCTGATCAGCGACCCTGTCTTTGATAAACCGGTACGCTGTCATCGTAACGATCTGCAGAGGGCCCGTTTTGCCAAGGGGGCCCTTGCTCCCCGTGGACGTATGTCCTATCTGCAGAGAAAGCCAGAAGAGGTTGACCTACCCGCAGCTGTCCTCTTGGGCATCAAAGAGGTGGCAAAACGGATGGTAGGCACCCCCCTCCCCTTTATGGGTACGCGGGGAATTCACCTCCTGGCAAATCGACTGGAAAGATGGCCGGAAAAACTGGGTACCGAAGGGGCACGACAACATCTTGGCCATCTTATCCGCATGCAGGAGGAGATCGGCACCGGTGGCGGCGGTTTCCGCTTTATCTATGCCGCCTTCCTTCAGGAAGCGGCGGATATCCTCAAGCGGCCACAGTTGGCAGAACTGTCGGCTGAGATGACCGAGATTGGAGATCTATGGCGTTATTTTGCCCTGCTCAGTGCCCGCAACTGCAAGGGCCGAGAGGGGGCAAGTTCCACCTATCCGGCCCTGGCCGCACAACTGCATGTCTGCGCCGATCGTGAAGATCGGCTCTTTCGTCAAGTTCTGGAGTGTATCGCCTAA
- a CDS encoding beta-ketoacyl synthase chain length factor, which produces MTVYISQVYAGLLTELEIPVDMAKHLRRADDFIRLGTVAAHEVLGRNISPDARGDISQGLFLSTFAGPMDTNFSVLREVAHRNPLSPTLFSHSVANSAVGYMANTFNIQGCAMSYTDFEFPFFRALEQAMMAIESGLLSSCLVLQVETYSQLLEDVRQKNYAEEDNWQAGAVCWLLSSEKSTADNQFKIDRLSIEGRNRSDVNHLLDKEEALINEELFRHSDPLTSAYLLSERLQRREEHLHCTLESVYGSVHLDIRLS; this is translated from the coding sequence ATGACTGTCTATATTTCTCAAGTTTATGCCGGTCTCCTGACCGAGCTTGAAATCCCCGTAGACATGGCCAAACATCTGCGCAGGGCCGACGATTTCATCCGTTTAGGCACGGTGGCAGCCCATGAGGTCCTTGGCAGAAATATCTCTCCCGACGCAAGAGGAGATATCTCACAGGGGCTGTTTCTCAGCACCTTTGCCGGCCCCATGGATACCAATTTTTCTGTGCTCAGGGAGGTGGCCCATAGAAATCCCCTCTCCCCCACCCTATTTTCTCATTCCGTTGCCAACTCGGCGGTGGGCTATATGGCAAATACCTTTAATATTCAGGGATGTGCCATGAGCTACACGGACTTTGAATTTCCCTTTTTCAGGGCCCTGGAACAGGCCATGATGGCAATAGAGAGTGGCCTGCTCAGCTCCTGTCTGGTCCTGCAGGTGGAGACCTATAGCCAACTCTTAGAGGATGTCCGACAAAAAAATTATGCAGAGGAAGACAACTGGCAGGCAGGTGCTGTCTGTTGGCTTTTAAGCAGTGAGAAGAGTACAGCTGACAATCAATTTAAAATAGATAGGTTAAGTATAGAGGGCAGGAACAGGTCAGACGTCAACCATCTGCTGGACAAGGAAGAGGCCCTGATCAATGAGGAGCTCTTCAGACACAGTGATCCACTGACCAGCGCCTACCTCCTCTCCGAAAGACTTCAAAGGAGAGAGGAGCACCTGCACTGTACCCTGGAATCTGTCTATGGATCGGTACATTTAGATATAAGACTATCCTAA
- the fabG gene encoding 3-oxoacyl-ACP reductase FabG codes for MAESEKKIVFISGASRGIGAAIAVHLAAAGYDIWLNYRSSTEQAQTVKKEIEELGRECLLLAFDVTDEAATAKILEPLLAETVPFAMIHNAGITRDTLLPMMQRQEWDAVIDVHLNSFYILGRIFSRHMLSKRRGRIISIASLSGEIGQAGQVNYSAAKAGLIGASKALARELAKRNILVNVVSPGLIETEMIEGLPLDKMLPLIPLGRVGTKKEVAGVVRFLLSDDASYITGQVFSVNGGMHM; via the coding sequence ATGGCAGAGAGTGAGAAAAAGATTGTTTTCATAAGTGGGGCAAGTCGGGGTATCGGGGCAGCCATTGCCGTCCATCTGGCAGCGGCAGGCTATGATATCTGGCTCAACTACAGAAGTTCTACAGAACAGGCTCAGACCGTTAAAAAGGAGATAGAGGAACTTGGACGAGAATGCCTCCTCCTGGCTTTTGACGTCACCGACGAGGCGGCAACTGCGAAAATTCTGGAACCCCTATTGGCTGAGACTGTACCCTTTGCCATGATCCATAATGCCGGCATTACAAGAGATACCCTCCTACCTATGATGCAGAGGCAGGAGTGGGACGCAGTCATCGATGTCCACCTCAACAGCTTCTATATCCTCGGTCGGATTTTTTCCCGTCATATGCTCTCTAAGAGAAGGGGACGGATCATAAGCATAGCCTCCCTCTCAGGAGAAATTGGTCAGGCAGGACAGGTAAACTACTCGGCGGCCAAGGCAGGTCTTATCGGCGCATCCAAGGCCCTGGCAAGAGAACTTGCCAAGAGGAATATCCTGGTAAACGTGGTCTCTCCCGGTTTAATAGAGACAGAGATGATCGAAGGACTGCCCTTGGATAAGATGTTACCCCTTATCCCTCTGGGTCGGGTGGGCACCAAAAAAGAGGTGGCGGGAGTTGTTCGCTTTCTCCTCAGTGATGATGCCAGCTATATAACCGGTCAGGTCTTTAGCGTAAATGGTGGAATGCATATGTAG
- a CDS encoding ABC transporter ATP-binding protein, which produces MVSKTPPLLLARELVVQYPTASAPALNGLSLEIGRGEIFGLLGPNGAGKTTAISVMTTLLRPSSGSLLLDGEDMLTRPMQARRKIGLVPQDIALYPSLTARENIHYFGRLHGLTGKRLRARCEECLQLVGLGESADRPIATYSGGMKRRANLAVGIVHQPQLLFLDEPTVGIDAQSRNMILENLQRLNEEGMSMLYTTHYMEEAQQLCSRIVIIDAGHVLAEGAPSTLVAARTGCKNLEELFLQLTGRQLRD; this is translated from the coding sequence ATGGTTTCTAAAACTCCGCCCCTCCTTCTGGCCCGGGAACTGGTAGTCCAGTATCCCACGGCCTCCGCTCCGGCCCTGAATGGTCTCTCCCTTGAGATTGGCAGGGGAGAGATATTTGGTCTCCTCGGCCCCAACGGGGCTGGCAAGACCACGGCTATCTCGGTAATGACCACCCTTCTCCGTCCCTCATCGGGCAGCCTCCTCCTTGACGGTGAGGATATGCTGACCCGACCCATGCAGGCCCGAAGAAAAATAGGCCTGGTTCCCCAGGATATCGCCCTCTACCCCAGTCTGACCGCACGGGAAAACATCCACTACTTCGGCAGACTGCATGGTCTTACAGGCAAGAGGTTACGGGCACGATGTGAGGAGTGCCTGCAACTGGTCGGTCTGGGTGAAAGCGCTGATCGGCCCATTGCTACCTACTCCGGGGGGATGAAACGACGGGCGAACCTGGCCGTGGGTATTGTCCACCAACCGCAACTGCTCTTCCTCGATGAACCCACCGTTGGTATCGATGCCCAGTCGCGCAATATGATTTTAGAAAATTTACAGCGCCTCAATGAGGAGGGGATGAGCATGCTCTATACCACCCACTATATGGAGGAGGCCCAGCAACTCTGCTCCCGCATTGTCATCATTGACGCTGGCCATGTCTTGGCCGAGGGGGCACCGTCCACGCTAGTGGCCGCCAGGACAGGCTGTAAAAATCTTGAAGAGCTGTTTCTACAGCTCACCGGGCGACAGCTCCGTGATTAG